ATATTTAAAGTAATGCTATCTCTTAGCTTCTTAGCACGATGCTAGTTAAGCAGTCCACAAAACCAttgataaaaagcaaaataatctgAAAGACTGTGCTGGAATCATCAGTCAAACCAAAAAGGCCCCTCTTCATCAAGAATGTAGGGGGTACTCCCATTGGCAGACAAGGGACAGCAACagccaacataaaaaaaaaaaaactggcgaTGGTTGTATTTTTTGTGGAATCTCTTCATTGTGTCCATTGTAGGAATCTCGGAAACAATACCACCTTCAGGATCAGCCCTCAACACAAAGGACATTAACAGAGCAACAGAGAAAACAAGCTAGCAAGTGATTATGGCTGTGGTTAATAAGTCCTGGAGTTGCACTTgaggttaatataaaaaaaaaaaattcttaagacaCATGAAGTAATTCAGCAGAATATTAGAGAAGGTGACTACTTGGTAGAATCAGCCCCATGGGCCAATTTCCAGTAGCTATAAATGCAAAACATTGCTCAATAGCAATTCAGAGGTCTGCAACCACTGCATAAATACCTCAGAGGAGGAAAGGTACTTGGAATGCAGCTCAGAGACTGGAAGTTTCTAGAAAAATATCTCAGCGGTTGGCAATTCATTGGTCCATAACTTGAGTATCGGCAATTTCTCACTAAATAGTTTTGGGATTGGCAGCTTCTGGCAATATAACACGATGGTGAGAAGGCCCTGGGGATGCAGGGAAGATGCTGGTAGCCTCTATACCTCAAACTACCCAGTCCACAGTGGTTTAGGGGTCGGAAACTGTTGGACCAGCAATTAAGTTCCCCAAAGCATTTGAAGCCATTGCTGAAACTCTGGAAGGCTTTAGGTGCACATTGGCTGGGTCTGTAGCAATTAGATACATACCCCTTCTTCTGAGTGCATGGGCTGCAGCTGGGTTTGGGTCCAATGTTGGTAGTTTCACAGGCACTGCAAACTTGGCCCGCTGTTGGAGAGTTGCAGGGCACACAGGAGTTTGATGGGTCACAACTTGCGGTGCAGGTCTTGAGCTCACAGCTAGGAGATTCACAGCTTGGTGCTTCACCAAAGGTTTCTTGGCAGTTATCCAGGAGCCAGAGATTTCCTTGGTAACTACTGGGTAAGCAGAGCCCAAGAGTAGGGCTTACATCACTGGAGCAAAGAGTAATGGAAGGAGTTACTGGGATATAACAGTGAGTTCTGTAGGATGTGCTGCTGCAATTCCCAGAATAGCCTGAGAGAGACATGGAGCCTGACTGCATGTTCAGTGATGGCTGTGGAAGTATGGTGATACTGTGGCCCACGGAGTTTTTATATCTTTCCTGGAGATTGTCTGCAGCTTCTCCAGACTCTCTTCCTTCTCACTGCCTCGGACAACAACACAACATCTTATTAATGTGTTGTTTAGCTACAGCAGCTGACATCTTTGCACtcctataaaaataagtttattttgatTCTTCAAAGTATCTCTCATCGCCACTTTGAGCATCACCCATCACCCATCATCTGTAGACCATAGCTTCAGTGAATAGTGATTTTAACATTAATAAGCAAACTCTCATCTGTCAATCATTGGTTAACAAGAGTTCACGTGTCTATGGGTTTCTGCAGCTAGTCGTTAGAGGGTTAATAAGGATTCCAGCAAAACAAGGAACctgtattttccattcttttggctACTGTAAAATACTGTTGGACTTAATCCTATATTGTGAACTGAGCTGAATACTTTGTCTCAATACTGTTGCTTAAAAGAGAGGGTAAAGCATTGAACTATTAATAGAAAGAATTGTTCCCCCAAAATATGTACTATGCTCTTAACTGTGCTAGGCCATATATTGGTGATGACTTCTCATCTGACACATTTGGAGAATTCCCCCTCTAAGACACAGTAATCCACGTGAGATTTAGTGACCTAACTTGTGCTCATGGGTCAGTGGTTGCTAAGTAACCGAGACTTCTATGAGATTTCTTTCTTAGAGTTTCTGCAATATGTAGTATCAAAGAAGGCCAGTTTCTCAAGATTATGTCTTCCTAATTGGCTAAGATTATATATCATGCATTCCATTGTCCCAGCTGTAAAGCCCAATTCCTGCCAGATGTAtaccatttttctgtttctcccaaaataagtttgatttattcttgatttgcttcttttttgtacATAGACTTTATCTTATTCCTGTGTtgaagagttatttttttctatacccACAAAAGAGAATAGCTATGTTTAAAAGTGTATTTGAATAACATATAGTTCCTATAAGTACTGTACATCTTAAATGACACTTTTTGCTCCTTATGGTGAAAGtggatggaaatattttatttaaagattttaattcaaACTGAAGAATTGGCATTTTGttcttgaaaatataaactataattcAAACTTACAACCTACATTGAATTGGAAACAGGAATGCATTTATTAACAGTGATGAGTTCAGAGAGAGGACAGTACCAACTTATTCAGGTAAGATAAGCTATGaggattgtttttaaaatacactgtcCTTACAGATGACAATTAGATTTCTCTTCCTATTCTCTGCTTCTcagctagatttttaaaatgcacaccAATTTAAATCTACAgactttctccatttttctcaatCTGAGTTTTCTCCATGCTTCTCTCAATATTTATTCTGTAAGCAACTCTTTATTAAACATGTTTTGCTGTCTTGTGAAGTGTCTCTCAAGTGAAAAGGGTCAGGATCAGGGAACTATATTTTCAGCAAATTGTTTGGCTACAGAGTGTCCTGGGATTTTGTGCAGAAATGTTCAGTCCTGAGGCAGGcaagagaagaaatcaaataaagaagGCAGCTGATGGCCAACTTTCCACTGAGTTTCCAAATCCTAGTGATATATAGAAGAGCCCAGAGGTTGGTGGaactttatttctgtatttctatatgGTATCTCGTCTCATTTTTCCTCAAAGTAGATTTGAGGCGAGGGTAAAGGAGAACAGAATAAGTCAGTCAGCTGTTAAACCCGCATGCTTTCCTTTGAATTTAGtgttaaatagtattttaaattaataccaTTCACACTAGTGTAAATCCAACAAAAAGTATGTAGAACATCACACAGCATAACCAATATTCACAACATGAGACTTTacaacatatttaaatttatttggtaCAATAATATTCTAGACAACCAAATGTTGAGATTTGCAAAAGTAGTGTTAGCTCAactcctctattttttaaattgaattatagttaaaatacaatgttatattagttccaggtgtgcAATATGGTGATTCCACAATGCTCTACATTACCCTATACTCAACAGGATAAGTGTAGCTATTATCTGTAATCATACAAGGTTataacaatattattgactatattccctatgcttttcttttagtgccatgacttatttattttgtaagtggaactttgtacctcttaattcccttcacctacttcactcatccccccgcccccaagccctcctcctctggcaaccaccagtttgttttctgtatttatgagactgtttttgtttgtttattcattcttttgttttgtttttcagattccacatataagtaaaatcacatggtatttgtctttctctgtttcacttatttcacttagcaaaataccctgtaggtccatccatgttggaTCAACTCCtgtcatttgcttttgttttgccaTCTTACCTACCCATCACAGTCACGGGTAACCATTATAACCATTCACACACCATGTTCTGTAATTGATACCTCTACAGAATTGTCATCTATTTTAGTCTGCATCTTGGCAAGACACAGAGATGATAGCATCAGTGATAGAGCAAATAAGCTCATCACAATAATAAGTTTAAGCAGAAAGTAAAAACCATTTGGGTGTCATTGTCTTCTGAAGGATTTGGAAAAGCATATGAATACCTCTATTTTCACTGAATTATTAAAAAGATCTTTCCTTCCATTAATTCCtctatttgtattgtttttttctgcatGAAAAGCTAAATAGAAACCTGCCCACTCACCCAAAATGCCCACTTCCTAATTCTTGGATACTGTGAATGTTATCCtatgtggcaaaagggactttgcaggcATGATTAAGTTAAAAGTTTTGAGATAGGTttctgggggagcctgatgtagtcATGGTAGTTCTCCTAAGGAGGCAATCAGAAACCAGGCAGtctgatgacagaggcagagaatggaGTGATGCTGACAAAAGTGAAGGAATGATGACAATGCTGGCAACCttgagaagctggaagaggcaaggaatggaTTTTCCACTCGAGATTTCAGAAAGAACCAGCCCTTTTGACATCATGACTTTAGTGCAATaaaactgattttggacttctggtctccaaaattgcaagagaatacatttctattatgTTAAGCCATCAGGTTTGTAGTAATATGTTATAGCAGCCACAGGAAGCT
The sequence above is a segment of the Canis lupus dingo isolate Sandy chromosome 31, ASM325472v2, whole genome shotgun sequence genome. Coding sequences within it:
- the LOC112661764 gene encoding keratin-associated protein 24-1; translation: MQSGSMSLSGYSGNCSSTSYRTHCYIPVTPSITLCSSDVSPTLGLCLPSSYQGNLWLLDNCQETFGEAPSCESPSCELKTCTASCDPSNSCVPCNSPTAGQVCSACETTNIGPKPSCSPCTQKKGYVSNCYRPSQCAPKAFQSFSNGFKCFGELNCWSNSFRPLNHCGLGSLRYRGYQHLPCIPRAFSPSCYIARSCQSQNYLVRNCRYSSYGPMNCQPLRYFSRNFQSLSCIPSTFPPLRYLCSGCRPLNCY